GCACCGCCTGGCGCCGGAGCCTTACCTGACCGTGCCGACGTCGCCCTCGATGGTCAGCGGATCGCCCACCTTGAGCCCGAGCCTGCCCGCCGTGCCGGCGTTCAGCTCCAGGACGTAGCGCGCGCTACCGTCGCTGGGGTAGATCCCGCAGGGGTCGGCCTTGCAGGGCTGGGCGTTCAGCTGCATCGAGACGAGCTTGCGGTCCTTGTCGAAATAGAGGATGTCGAGCGGGATGAGGGTGTTCTTCATCCAGAAGGCCCGCGGTTCGTCGTCGGTGAAGACGAACAGCATGCTGTGGTCGGCATCCATGGCCTTCCGGTTCATCAGGCCCAGCTCACGCTGTTCGTCGGTCACGGCGAATTCGGTGGAGAATCGCTTCCCGTGCAGCGTCACGGCCGGGTCGGCCGCCGCCGCGTGGGCGCCCACCGACAAGAAGAACAGCGCGGCGGGGAGGAAACGCTTGATCATCGCCATACCTTATTAGTGTGGAAAGGCGTCGAGTGTACTCAGGAGACGGGCACCGGAACGCGCGTGCAAATTTTTTCAAAAATATGTCGGGATACCCCTTCACAGGTTCGAGATTCCAC
This window of the Luteibacter aegosomatis genome carries:
- a CDS encoding DUF192 domain-containing protein, producing the protein MIKRFLPAALFFLSVGAHAAAADPAVTLHGKRFSTEFAVTDEQRELGLMNRKAMDADHSMLFVFTDDEPRAFWMKNTLIPLDILYFDKDRKLVSMQLNAQPCKADPCGIYPSDGSARYVLELNAGTAGRLGLKVGDPLTIEGDVGTVR